A part of Marinomonas rhizomae genomic DNA contains:
- a CDS encoding substrate-binding domain-containing protein, whose protein sequence is MNIKDVAALAGVSPATVSRCLNNTGPLNEITRARIEKVVELTGYEVNQASRQVDWNHNPTIGVMIPSLLNPVFSEIVSGIQKRARHFGYSVIVVDTQYERGLEKQAIIDLIRQRVAGVILTTASVEDNEALSLLREFNFPFCLVHNQSSDEPCVYVDNYQAGSEVAEQFLALGHKRVGMVAGRFQSSDRAKKRYLGFTERLKQDSSLPSVQLIEVDQYALTPFDQTQSSFFDSANAPTAWFCSNDLLALKLVNHLKSKGVLVPETVSVVGFDGMALGQILYPPLATIQVPHHDMGMCAVDLLFNAKHKTALSLVRKLDFQTHFVGTVAECQPSIMRNVL, encoded by the coding sequence ATGAACATCAAGGACGTAGCAGCGTTAGCTGGCGTGTCGCCTGCAACGGTTTCCCGATGCTTAAACAATACGGGTCCATTGAATGAGATAACGCGTGCTCGTATTGAAAAAGTGGTTGAGTTAACTGGCTACGAGGTGAATCAGGCATCTAGGCAGGTGGATTGGAATCACAATCCTACCATCGGCGTCATGATTCCTAGCTTACTTAACCCTGTATTTTCTGAAATTGTATCGGGAATACAGAAGCGAGCGCGCCACTTTGGTTATTCCGTCATTGTTGTTGATACCCAATATGAACGCGGTCTAGAAAAACAGGCCATTATCGATTTGATTCGACAGCGTGTTGCCGGCGTGATTTTGACGACTGCCTCGGTAGAAGACAACGAAGCCTTGTCTTTATTACGAGAGTTTAATTTTCCTTTTTGTCTTGTTCATAACCAATCATCAGATGAGCCTTGCGTGTACGTTGATAACTACCAAGCAGGCAGTGAAGTCGCTGAACAATTTTTAGCACTCGGTCACAAACGAGTAGGCATGGTGGCTGGGCGCTTTCAATCTTCTGATAGGGCTAAGAAACGATACTTGGGTTTTACTGAGCGTTTAAAGCAGGATTCGTCTTTACCTTCTGTGCAATTGATTGAAGTCGATCAATATGCCTTAACTCCCTTTGATCAAACTCAATCTTCTTTTTTCGATTCTGCTAATGCCCCAACGGCTTGGTTTTGCAGTAATGACCTGTTGGCGTTGAAGCTAGTTAATCATCTTAAGTCTAAGGGCGTTCTTGTGCCTGAAACTGTATCTGTTGTCGGTTTTGACGGTATGGCGCTAGGGCAAATTTTATATCCGCCACTCGCCACCATTCAGGTTCCGCATCATGACATGGGTATGTGTGCTGTGGATTTGTTGTTTAACGCCAAGCATAAAACGGCGTTGTCTTTAGTTAGAAAGTTAGATTTCCAAACCCACTTTGTGGGCACCGTGGCTGAGTGTCAGCCATCCATAATGCGAAATGTTCTTTAA
- a CDS encoding putative 2-aminoethylphosphonate ABC transporter substrate-binding protein codes for MTQKALFKRLAATAGIALVSISAHAAKTELTVYTAIEAEDLKKYAARFNEDNPDIKINWVRDSTGIITAKLLAEKDNPQADVVWGLAATSLMLLKNDGLLETYKPNGYNNISPKFKDTSKEPVWVGMDAWMAAICFNTVEAEKLGLPKPTSWQDLTKPVYKDHIIMPNPNSSGTGFLDVSSWLQMFGEDKGWGYMDALHNNVSRYTHSGSKPCKLAASGEIPIGISFAFRAAKSKKQGAPLDIVFPTEGLGWDMEATSIIKGTKKLEAAKTLADWTTSKKANEMYSEGYAVVAMPGVAKSIQYFPENAESLMIDNDFEWSAKNRDAILTQWQTRYDSKSEAK; via the coding sequence ATGACACAGAAAGCCCTTTTTAAACGTCTTGCCGCCACGGCTGGTATCGCATTGGTTTCTATTTCTGCTCATGCAGCGAAAACAGAACTAACGGTTTACACCGCGATTGAAGCAGAAGACCTTAAAAAATACGCAGCGCGTTTTAATGAAGACAATCCAGATATCAAAATCAACTGGGTACGCGACTCTACTGGCATCATCACGGCGAAATTATTAGCCGAAAAAGACAACCCTCAAGCCGACGTAGTTTGGGGACTTGCCGCCACCAGCTTAATGCTATTGAAAAATGACGGACTTTTAGAAACCTACAAACCAAATGGCTATAACAACATTTCGCCAAAATTCAAAGACACCAGTAAAGAACCTGTTTGGGTTGGAATGGATGCTTGGATGGCAGCAATCTGCTTCAACACAGTAGAAGCCGAAAAATTAGGTTTGCCAAAACCAACCTCTTGGCAAGACCTGACAAAACCAGTTTACAAAGACCACATTATTATGCCAAACCCTAACTCATCTGGTACTGGCTTTCTTGACGTAAGCAGCTGGTTACAAATGTTTGGTGAGGACAAAGGCTGGGGTTACATGGATGCCTTACACAATAATGTTAGCCGCTACACTCACTCTGGCTCTAAACCTTGTAAATTGGCCGCTTCAGGTGAGATTCCAATCGGTATTTCTTTTGCCTTCCGCGCGGCAAAATCGAAAAAACAAGGCGCTCCACTAGACATAGTATTTCCAACAGAAGGCTTAGGCTGGGACATGGAAGCAACGTCTATTATCAAAGGGACGAAAAAGCTAGAAGCAGCAAAAACACTCGCAGATTGGACCACTTCTAAAAAAGCCAATGAAATGTACAGCGAAGGCTATGCCGTTGTTGCCATGCCTGGCGTCGCTAAATCTATTCAATATTTTCCTGAGAACGCGGAATCATTGATGATAGATAATGACTTTGAATGGTCTGCTAAAAATCGTGATGCGATTCTTACCCAGTGGCAAACACGTTACGACAGTAAAAGCGAAGCAAAATAA
- a CDS encoding GGDEF domain-containing protein — protein MLRGFNTFRKRITLLSGGLLLSLSLVLVTSFYQLASTRLSEASGESLVNISQSISNILSANLMEREREILLLSKRSSLYANQDLSELQHDIDQIKNSYKNYAWIGFANLDGLVLASSNGVLKGADVSQRPWFIHGRTGPFVGDVHKALLLEKLLPKPKDGAPIRFVDFAAPVIGENGALKGVVATHADWSWVREVLLSSLAEASRQKGIDIFIIDKEHNILYPDNHLSDFRVPEVLPSNGQFKTLMWQDDKEYLTSLVSVRSPESTNLGWKIVVRQPLSIAMSVVNEVHKLLLFLGVFSTLLCMLLAYQFAGTLSRPIERLAQTAKSIQQGNRHLTFQDDSQLNEITSLSRSLQEMMSSLLDREQSLLKMNLTLEEKVRTRTAELEAIVRQDSLTNSFNRLALDEALLKQFASAQASDSTFSIIMVDADHFKKVNDQYGHTVGDTVLKKMAKLLANRVADKGMVARFGGEEFTILLPTISAQEALNIAEVLRQELETEEMSAGLYITASFGVAMYNVEDRHHEQVLNRADSALYKAKEQGRNRVIVND, from the coding sequence ATGCTAAGAGGTTTCAATACTTTTAGAAAACGCATTACTCTCTTGTCTGGAGGCTTACTGCTCTCCCTAAGCTTGGTGCTTGTTACCTCTTTTTATCAACTGGCTTCTACTCGTCTATCCGAGGCCAGTGGTGAGTCTTTAGTAAATATTAGCCAATCTATTTCTAATATATTGTCAGCAAATCTTATGGAACGTGAGCGTGAGATTCTTCTGCTAAGTAAGCGCTCTTCTTTGTATGCTAACCAAGACTTAAGCGAATTACAGCACGACATAGATCAAATTAAGAACTCATATAAGAATTATGCTTGGATCGGCTTTGCTAATCTTGATGGCTTGGTGCTAGCGTCAAGCAATGGTGTTTTGAAGGGGGCTGATGTCAGTCAGCGTCCTTGGTTTATTCATGGTCGTACAGGTCCTTTTGTTGGTGATGTACATAAGGCTTTATTGCTCGAAAAATTACTTCCTAAACCGAAAGATGGCGCACCAATTCGCTTTGTCGATTTTGCGGCTCCAGTAATAGGGGAAAATGGTGCGCTTAAAGGTGTGGTAGCGACGCATGCTGACTGGAGCTGGGTTCGAGAGGTTTTATTGTCTTCATTGGCTGAAGCGTCAAGGCAGAAAGGTATCGACATCTTTATTATTGATAAAGAGCACAATATTTTATATCCAGATAATCATCTTAGTGATTTTAGGGTACCAGAAGTATTACCAAGTAATGGCCAATTTAAAACATTGATGTGGCAAGATGATAAGGAGTATCTGACCAGTTTAGTATCTGTGCGATCTCCTGAGTCAACAAACCTAGGGTGGAAAATTGTGGTGCGTCAGCCATTGTCTATTGCTATGTCTGTCGTTAATGAAGTTCATAAGTTGTTGCTTTTTTTAGGTGTGTTTTCAACCTTACTTTGTATGCTGCTGGCTTATCAATTTGCTGGCACATTAAGTCGTCCGATAGAGCGTCTGGCTCAAACTGCAAAAAGCATTCAACAAGGTAATCGTCATCTTACTTTCCAAGATGATAGTCAGTTAAATGAAATTACTAGTTTAAGTCGCTCTTTACAGGAAATGATGTCTTCATTATTGGATAGAGAGCAATCTTTATTAAAAATGAACCTGACTCTAGAAGAAAAAGTACGCACCAGAACCGCTGAGTTGGAGGCGATTGTTAGGCAAGATTCGCTTACTAATAGCTTCAATCGCTTGGCTTTAGATGAGGCGTTATTAAAACAGTTTGCCTCTGCTCAAGCATCCGATAGTACGTTTTCTATCATCATGGTAGATGCAGATCACTTTAAAAAAGTGAATGATCAATATGGACATACTGTGGGTGATACTGTGCTTAAGAAAATGGCCAAATTACTTGCTAATAGAGTTGCAGATAAAGGCATGGTTGCACGGTTTGGTGGTGAAGAGTTTACTATCTTATTGCCAACAATATCTGCTCAGGAAGCCCTGAATATTGCCGAAGTCCTGCGCCAAGAACTTGAAACGGAAGAAATGAGTGCTGGATTGTATATTACTGCGAGCTTTGGCGTGGCTATGTATAACGTAGAAGATCGTCATCATGAGCAGGTACTTAATCGCGCGGATTCAGCCCTTTATAAAGCGAAAGAGCAAGGTCGAAATAGAGTCATTGTTAACGACTAG
- a CDS encoding nucleoside-specific channel-forming Tsx family protein: MRKALLGLSTLVLASTGFAADYSDDIHKNDYSWRQFNMMYTFDELPGESSHDYLELEFGGRSGIVDLYGYLDVFNVTSTDANDKSDSDKMFLKLAPRFSLDGMTGKDLSFGAVQELYVSTLFSLDGGQNGTNNSFIGLGADVDMPWLGKVGMNLYALYDQSFGNRNGWNGYQFSANWFKPIMNFENGSFLAYQGYVDYQFGMDSDYVTSTDGGATFQGLYWHSKRYALGYGLKIFKDVYGIDDTPGFKSSGFSHYISATYKF; this comes from the coding sequence ATGCGTAAAGCACTTTTGGGTCTTTCTACTTTGGTTCTTGCTAGCACAGGGTTTGCTGCAGATTATTCCGATGACATTCATAAAAACGATTATTCTTGGCGTCAGTTCAATATGATGTATACCTTTGATGAGCTTCCTGGCGAGTCGAGTCATGATTACCTTGAGCTAGAATTTGGCGGCCGTTCTGGCATCGTTGATCTATATGGATACCTTGATGTATTCAATGTGACATCTACCGACGCCAATGATAAATCTGATAGCGATAAGATGTTTCTTAAGTTAGCACCGCGTTTCTCATTAGATGGTATGACAGGTAAAGATCTGTCATTTGGTGCGGTGCAAGAGCTTTATGTATCGACTCTATTTAGCTTAGATGGCGGTCAAAACGGTACTAACAATTCCTTTATTGGTTTGGGTGCAGACGTCGATATGCCTTGGTTGGGTAAAGTCGGTATGAACCTGTATGCTTTGTACGATCAGAGTTTTGGCAACAGAAATGGTTGGAATGGCTATCAGTTTTCCGCAAACTGGTTTAAACCTATTATGAATTTTGAAAATGGTTCATTCTTAGCGTATCAAGGCTATGTAGATTATCAGTTTGGTATGGACAGTGATTATGTGACATCTACTGATGGTGGCGCGACGTTCCAAGGTTTGTATTGGCACTCTAAGCGTTATGCATTGGGCTACGGTCTGAAAATATTCAAAGATGTTTATGGTATTGATGATACTCCAGGATTCAAATCTTCAGGGTTCTCTCACTACATCTCGGCGACTTATAAGTTCTAA
- a CDS encoding putative 2-aminoethylphosphonate ABC transporter ATP-binding protein, whose protein sequence is MSNQTYLELHNIDQMFGIHQALKNVSLNIAEGEFVCFLGPSGCGKTSLLRIVAGLDTPTSGQIHQAGRDITHAPVNHRDFGIVFQSYALFPNLSVADNIAYGLVSQKVSANERRARVTELLATVGLSGSEGKYPAQLSGGQQQRVALARALATSPGLLLLDEPLSALDARVRAHLRQEIKQLQEKLGVTTIMVTHDQEEALTMADQIVVMNQGVIEQIGTPQEIYAHPTSPFVAEFVGEMNFLSAKVSGAGQMQSGNLTLHCDAPSNLPLGQSAQLAIRPEDVRFQADNSAGNILNAQVLHLEFLGSRVRSSLKLEDHERPIIADISMNEMSRLNLVLGQNVVCQLPHERLHIFGGAA, encoded by the coding sequence ATGTCCAACCAAACGTACTTGGAACTGCATAATATTGATCAAATGTTTGGCATACACCAAGCGCTAAAAAACGTTTCCTTGAACATTGCCGAAGGAGAATTCGTCTGCTTTCTTGGGCCTTCTGGCTGCGGTAAAACCAGCTTATTACGCATAGTCGCAGGACTCGACACGCCAACCTCTGGGCAAATTCATCAAGCCGGACGCGACATCACCCACGCGCCAGTCAACCACCGAGACTTCGGCATTGTCTTTCAATCTTATGCGCTGTTTCCCAATTTAAGCGTCGCCGACAACATCGCCTACGGTTTGGTATCCCAAAAAGTATCCGCCAACGAACGGCGCGCGCGCGTAACAGAACTATTAGCAACCGTTGGTTTATCTGGCAGCGAAGGCAAATACCCAGCACAACTATCAGGCGGACAACAACAGCGCGTTGCCTTAGCGCGCGCCCTAGCCACATCGCCCGGTTTATTATTGCTTGATGAACCACTATCAGCCCTTGATGCTCGTGTTCGTGCGCATTTGCGCCAAGAAATCAAACAGCTTCAAGAGAAACTGGGGGTAACCACCATCATGGTAACCCACGATCAAGAAGAAGCCTTAACCATGGCGGATCAAATCGTCGTAATGAACCAAGGCGTGATTGAACAAATCGGCACACCACAAGAAATCTACGCGCATCCAACATCGCCTTTTGTTGCCGAGTTCGTGGGTGAAATGAATTTCTTAAGTGCCAAAGTCAGCGGTGCAGGTCAAATGCAGTCTGGCAACTTAACCTTGCATTGCGATGCACCGTCGAATCTACCTCTGGGTCAGAGCGCACAATTAGCCATTCGCCCTGAAGATGTACGTTTTCAAGCCGACAACTCTGCTGGCAATATCCTTAATGCTCAAGTGCTTCACTTAGAATTTTTAGGCTCTAGAGTCCGCTCGTCATTAAAATTAGAAGATCACGAGCGTCCAATTATTGCCGACATTTCTATGAACGAAATGTCCCGCCTCAACCTAGTGCTTGGTCAAAATGTCGTGTGTCAGTTACCCCATGAACGCCTGCATATTTTTGGAGGCGCTGCATAA
- a CDS encoding putative 2-aminoethylphosphonate ABC transporter permease subunit encodes MYSATQPARATAKELPWYSYKKYFSHQHQRRSVDEWSLGGILIVGVLGLFICVVLPLYSLLSKSVENREGEFIGLANFAQFIDTPSLYSSVSNSLFIAFFSMVIVTSLAFLTAYAISRTRIPLKGFFRIVLVLPILAPSLLPAISLVYLFGNQGILKEVLMGESIYGPIGIVIGSCFWTFPHALMIMLTALANTDARLYESAEALGASPMRTFFTVTLPAAKYGIISVAFVVFTLVITDFGVPKVIGGQFNVLATDIYKQVIGQQNFEMGAAVSVILLLPAVLTFITDRWLQRRQSALLTSKAVPWTPPARNIVDKAFFALMVLVSTIILGVIAMAVYASLVTFWPYNLSLSLKNYNFDLMDGGGWDSYWNSIQLGIYTALIGTGFIFFQSYLVAKLAGFKLLKWFFHLFAILPLAVPGLVLGLAYIFFFNAPNNPLNGIYGTMAILVICTISHFYTVCHLTATTALKQIDPEFESVSASLKVPQILTFWRVSLPVCMPAVLDIASYLFVNAMTTVSAVVFLYSYDTNLASVAVLNMDDAGDIAPAAAMAVMIMLTCMVARLIHWILGNVVLKHTQHWRTR; translated from the coding sequence ATGTATTCTGCAACCCAACCCGCTCGCGCCACGGCGAAAGAACTACCTTGGTACTCCTATAAAAAATATTTTTCTCACCAACATCAACGCCGCAGTGTCGATGAATGGTCATTGGGCGGCATTTTAATTGTTGGTGTATTAGGCCTGTTTATTTGCGTGGTTTTACCGCTGTATTCTTTGCTTTCAAAAAGTGTGGAAAACAGAGAAGGAGAATTTATTGGCTTAGCCAACTTTGCGCAGTTCATCGATACGCCAAGTTTGTATAGCTCTGTCAGCAATTCTTTATTTATTGCATTTTTTTCTATGGTGATCGTCACCAGCTTAGCCTTCTTAACCGCTTACGCGATCAGCCGCACACGCATTCCATTAAAAGGATTTTTTCGCATTGTCTTGGTCTTGCCAATTTTAGCGCCATCTTTATTGCCAGCCATCAGCTTGGTGTATTTATTCGGTAACCAAGGTATTTTGAAAGAAGTCCTAATGGGCGAAAGTATCTATGGGCCAATTGGTATCGTTATTGGTTCATGTTTCTGGACCTTTCCTCACGCTTTAATGATCATGTTGACCGCATTGGCAAATACAGATGCTAGGTTATACGAGTCCGCAGAAGCGCTTGGTGCCTCACCGATGCGCACCTTTTTCACTGTGACCTTACCAGCGGCTAAATACGGCATCATCAGCGTTGCTTTTGTGGTGTTCACATTGGTTATCACGGATTTTGGCGTACCAAAAGTGATCGGCGGACAGTTTAATGTGCTCGCAACAGACATTTACAAACAAGTCATCGGTCAACAAAACTTTGAAATGGGCGCGGCGGTCAGTGTGATTTTATTACTGCCTGCGGTATTGACCTTTATCACTGACCGTTGGTTGCAGCGCCGTCAATCTGCGCTTCTGACGTCAAAAGCCGTGCCATGGACGCCGCCAGCTCGTAACATTGTTGATAAAGCATTTTTCGCCCTAATGGTTTTAGTGTCGACCATTATTTTAGGCGTCATCGCCATGGCGGTATACGCCTCGTTGGTCACTTTTTGGCCATATAACCTCTCTTTATCATTAAAGAACTACAACTTTGATCTTATGGATGGCGGCGGCTGGGACTCCTATTGGAACTCAATCCAATTAGGTATATATACAGCACTAATCGGCACTGGTTTTATCTTCTTCCAATCCTATTTAGTCGCCAAATTAGCAGGTTTTAAACTGCTAAAATGGTTCTTTCATTTATTTGCTATTCTGCCACTGGCCGTGCCTGGATTGGTGTTAGGCTTAGCTTATATCTTCTTTTTCAACGCACCAAATAACCCGCTTAACGGAATTTATGGCACCATGGCGATTCTCGTCATCTGTACCATTAGCCACTTTTATACTGTATGCCATCTTACGGCGACAACGGCATTAAAACAGATTGACCCAGAATTTGAATCTGTTTCCGCTTCCCTCAAAGTGCCACAAATACTCACCTTCTGGCGTGTGTCCTTGCCAGTTTGTATGCCAGCGGTATTAGACATTGCTAGTTACTTATTTGTGAACGCAATGACGACTGTCTCCGCTGTGGTATTTTTGTACTCCTACGATACAAACTTGGCATCTGTAGCGGTCTTAAATATGGATGACGCTGGCGACATTGCTCCTGCTGCCGCCATGGCAGTCATGATCATGCTGACGTGTATGGTGGCTCGTCTTATCCATTGGATACTTGGAAATGTGGTACTCAAACATACACAGCATTGGCGTACACGCTAG
- a CDS encoding EamA family transporter, protein MTITAIILVLISTFMHASWNFFGKKTSPTLGFFFLTMIAGAVLFSPFVFWQWHLVAAFDHEIIILLFATGLFQSLYLWGLAEAYRAGDMSIAYPIARSSPLIIVAISSTLLGQQSTISSQAVVGILMIVIGCLFIPLTSFRDFKLANYQNRTTAFALLAAFATAGYSLVDNRATELMRGLTDATGTTLASPWQVSLVYVALQSAFAVIWMIWFVLSTQKQRLTFRKMLTKQWRIGLLTGALMLGTYSLVILSMAFVSNVSYVVAFRQLSIPLGVLLAVIGLGESLKLPKIVGVFITFIGLIAVALG, encoded by the coding sequence ATGACAATCACCGCCATAATACTAGTTTTAATTTCCACCTTCATGCACGCTAGCTGGAACTTCTTTGGAAAGAAAACAAGTCCAACTTTAGGTTTTTTCTTCTTAACCATGATAGCTGGTGCGGTGTTGTTTTCTCCTTTTGTTTTCTGGCAGTGGCATTTAGTCGCCGCTTTTGATCACGAGATTATAATTTTGTTGTTTGCGACGGGCTTGTTTCAGTCGCTCTATTTATGGGGCTTAGCGGAAGCTTATCGAGCGGGGGACATGTCTATCGCTTACCCGATCGCTCGCTCTTCACCATTAATCATTGTCGCGATTTCCAGCACACTACTTGGTCAGCAAAGCACGATTTCGTCACAAGCCGTAGTCGGTATTTTGATGATTGTCATCGGTTGTTTATTCATTCCATTGACCAGCTTTAGAGATTTCAAACTAGCAAATTATCAAAACCGTACCACGGCCTTTGCTCTGCTGGCCGCTTTTGCAACGGCTGGTTACTCTCTTGTCGACAACCGCGCAACGGAATTAATGCGTGGTTTGACGGATGCTACTGGCACAACATTAGCCAGCCCTTGGCAGGTATCTTTGGTTTATGTGGCGCTGCAGAGTGCTTTCGCGGTTATTTGGATGATCTGGTTTGTTTTGTCCACACAAAAGCAACGCTTAACTTTTCGCAAAATGCTTACCAAGCAATGGCGTATAGGCTTACTAACCGGCGCCTTAATGCTGGGAACCTATTCACTGGTCATCCTCAGTATGGCATTTGTTAGTAACGTCAGCTATGTGGTCGCCTTTCGACAATTAAGTATTCCTCTTGGTGTGCTATTGGCTGTCATTGGTCTTGGTGAGTCACTCAAACTCCCTAAAATTGTAGGCGTATTTATTACTTTTATTGGCCTTATTGCTGTGGCATTAGGCTAA
- a CDS encoding HAD family hydrolase, with amino-acid sequence MALAFFDLDNTLVAGDTAQAFSEYMVASALPTPDDFLAVNLAYMEDYDAGTLNLESYMHYTLSPLFTLDETQRTVFITEFIHNIVKDMALPKAIELLEQHKEAGDELIIISATGTHLVAPIAAYLGVKHALGVDIEYKEGLITGKLVGTPTFREGKVIRAEQWANENGYSMDDTYFYSDSHNDLPLLEKARFPIAVDPDHILEKTANERSWKVMSLR; translated from the coding sequence ATGGCTCTGGCCTTTTTCGATCTTGATAACACCCTAGTCGCAGGCGATACCGCCCAAGCATTTTCTGAATACATGGTAGCGAGCGCCCTGCCAACTCCAGACGACTTCCTAGCCGTCAACCTCGCCTACATGGAAGACTATGATGCTGGCACGCTAAACCTGGAAAGCTACATGCATTACACACTATCGCCATTATTCACGCTAGACGAAACACAACGGACTGTATTCATCACCGAATTCATTCACAACATTGTCAAAGACATGGCGCTACCTAAAGCGATAGAGCTGCTGGAACAACACAAAGAAGCAGGCGACGAGCTTATTATCATCTCCGCCACAGGCACTCATTTGGTCGCACCGATTGCAGCTTACCTTGGTGTGAAGCACGCGTTAGGTGTGGATATTGAATACAAAGAAGGCTTAATTACCGGTAAGCTGGTTGGCACACCAACCTTCCGTGAAGGCAAAGTAATTCGCGCAGAACAATGGGCCAATGAAAATGGCTACTCTATGGACGACACCTACTTTTACAGCGACTCTCACAATGATTTACCACTGTTAGAAAAAGCACGCTTCCCTATCGCAGTAGACCCAGACCACATCCTAGAAAAAACAGCCAACGAACGTAGCTGGAAAGTGATGAGCTTGCGTTAA
- a CDS encoding UTRA domain-containing protein → MSSSHYQQIQRYFSELIANKALLAGSKLPSEREIGEQFKLTRITVRQALQNLEAEGLIYRQNRRGWFVTPPAVVYDPASYLSFNLYVAEQGCQPSTQKLVQQLEPANTYIAALMGIPENTPVLFLHRRRYIDQRPVLIEKMYINIALLPGIEEEDLTQSLSQLLKSKYQIEYHNMDLFFKSTSLPAHAANDLGISAGQPGLHIERINYLSNDEKNKQVIEIDYEFWRHDAVTINISIRD, encoded by the coding sequence ATGTCCAGCAGCCATTATCAACAAATACAACGTTACTTTAGTGAATTGATTGCAAATAAAGCCTTACTAGCAGGTTCAAAGCTCCCTTCTGAAAGAGAGATAGGCGAGCAATTTAAACTAACTCGTATCACGGTTCGACAAGCCCTGCAAAACTTAGAAGCAGAGGGTCTTATTTATCGGCAAAATCGTCGTGGTTGGTTTGTTACTCCACCTGCGGTGGTCTATGACCCAGCCAGTTACCTAAGTTTTAACTTATACGTGGCCGAGCAAGGTTGTCAGCCATCCACTCAAAAACTGGTGCAACAATTAGAACCCGCCAATACTTATATTGCGGCACTTATGGGGATTCCAGAAAACACACCTGTGCTGTTTTTACATCGCCGACGTTACATTGATCAACGCCCTGTATTGATCGAAAAAATGTACATTAATATTGCACTCTTACCTGGCATTGAAGAGGAAGACCTCACCCAATCATTAAGCCAACTACTAAAAAGTAAATATCAAATTGAATATCACAATATGGATTTATTCTTTAAATCCACTTCACTTCCCGCTCATGCAGCAAACGATCTAGGGATTTCAGCGGGTCAGCCGGGGCTTCATATCGAAAGAATTAATTACTTAAGTAATGATGAAAAAAACAAGCAAGTAATTGAAATTGATTACGAATTTTGGCGACATGATGCCGTTACAATAAACATTTCCATTCGAGATTAA